In a genomic window of Cynocephalus volans isolate mCynVol1 chromosome 1, mCynVol1.pri, whole genome shotgun sequence:
- the TPD52L2 gene encoding tumor protein D54 isoform X13: MDPAGQDINLNSPNKGLLSDFLTDVPVDTGVTARPPAVEGLTEAEEEELRAELAKVEEEIVTLRQVLAAKERHCGELKRRLGLSTLGELKQNLSRSWHDVQVSNAYKKTQETLSQAGQKTSAALSTVGSAISRKLGDMRAHPFAHSFRNSATFKSFEDRVETIKSKVVGSRENGSDSLSSPAGSGDQTLPDHTPF, from the exons ATGGACCCCGCAGGCCAAG ATATCAACCTGAATTCTCCTAACAAAGGTCTGCTGTCTGACTTCTTGACTGATGTCCCTGTGGACACAGGTGTGACTGCCCGGCCTCCTGCTGTCGAGGGCCTGACggaggctgaggaggaggagCTCAGGGCCGAGCTCGCCAAG GTGGAAGAGGAAATTGTCACTCTGCGCCAGGTCCTGGCAGCCAAGGAGAGGCACTGTGGAGAGCTGAAGAGGAGGCTGGGCCTCTCCACCTTGGGGGAGCTGAAGCAGAACCTGTCCAGGAGCTGGCATGATGTGCAGGTCTCTAACGC ctacaagaaaactcaggaaaCTCTCTCGCAGGCAGGACAGAAGACTTCTGCTGCTCTGTCCACGGTGGGCTCTGCCATCAGCAGGAAGCTCGGAGACATGAG GGCCCACCCATTCGCACACTCCTTTAG gaaCTCTGCAACCTTCAAGTCGTTTGAAGACCGAGTTGAGACCATAAAG TCCAAGGTTGTGGGTAGCAGAGAGAATGGCAGTGACAGCCTCTCTTCCCCAGCGGGGAGTGGTGACCAGACCCTGCCGGATCACACACCTTTCTAA
- the TPD52L2 gene encoding tumor protein D54 isoform X1, with amino-acid sequence MDPAGQDINLNSPNKGLLSDFLTDVPVDTGVTARPPAVEGLTEAEEEELRAELAKVEEEIVTLRQVLAAKERHCGELKRRLGLSTLGELKQNLSRSWHDVQVSNAYVRTSEKLGEWNEKVTQSDLYKKTQETLSQAGQKTSAALSTVGSAISRKLGDMRAHPFAHSFSSSYSIRHSISMPAMRNSATFKSFEDRVETIKSKVVGSRENGSDSLSSPAGSGDQTLPDHTPF; translated from the exons ATGGACCCCGCAGGCCAAG ATATCAACCTGAATTCTCCTAACAAAGGTCTGCTGTCTGACTTCTTGACTGATGTCCCTGTGGACACAGGTGTGACTGCCCGGCCTCCTGCTGTCGAGGGCCTGACggaggctgaggaggaggagCTCAGGGCCGAGCTCGCCAAG GTGGAAGAGGAAATTGTCACTCTGCGCCAGGTCCTGGCAGCCAAGGAGAGGCACTGTGGAGAGCTGAAGAGGAGGCTGGGCCTCTCCACCTTGGGGGAGCTGAAGCAGAACCTGTCCAGGAGCTGGCATGATGTGCAGGTCTCTAACGC CTATGTGAGAACTTCTGAGAAACTTGGAGAGTGGAATGAGAAGGTGACGCAGTCGGACCT ctacaagaaaactcaggaaaCTCTCTCGCAGGCAGGACAGAAGACTTCTGCTGCTCTGTCCACGGTGGGCTCTGCCATCAGCAGGAAGCTCGGAGACATGAG GGCCCACCCATTCGCACACTCCTTTAG CAGCAGCTACTCCATCCGCCACTCGATAAGCATGCCGGCCATGAG gaaCTCTGCAACCTTCAAGTCGTTTGAAGACCGAGTTGAGACCATAAAG TCCAAGGTTGTGGGTAGCAGAGAGAATGGCAGTGACAGCCTCTCTTCCCCAGCGGGGAGTGGTGACCAGACCCTGCCGGATCACACACCTTTCTAA
- the TPD52L2 gene encoding tumor protein D54 isoform X2 — MDPAGQDINLNSPNKGLLSDFLTDVPVDTGVTARPPAVEGLTEAEEEELRAELAKVEEEIVTLRQVLAAKERHCGELKRRLGLSTLGELKQNLSRSWHDVQVSNAYVRTSEKLGEWNEKVTQSDLYKKTQETLSQAGQKTSAALSTVGSAISRKLGDMRAHPFAHSFSSYSIRHSISMPAMRNSATFKSFEDRVETIKSKVVGSRENGSDSLSSPAGSGDQTLPDHTPF, encoded by the exons ATGGACCCCGCAGGCCAAG ATATCAACCTGAATTCTCCTAACAAAGGTCTGCTGTCTGACTTCTTGACTGATGTCCCTGTGGACACAGGTGTGACTGCCCGGCCTCCTGCTGTCGAGGGCCTGACggaggctgaggaggaggagCTCAGGGCCGAGCTCGCCAAG GTGGAAGAGGAAATTGTCACTCTGCGCCAGGTCCTGGCAGCCAAGGAGAGGCACTGTGGAGAGCTGAAGAGGAGGCTGGGCCTCTCCACCTTGGGGGAGCTGAAGCAGAACCTGTCCAGGAGCTGGCATGATGTGCAGGTCTCTAACGC CTATGTGAGAACTTCTGAGAAACTTGGAGAGTGGAATGAGAAGGTGACGCAGTCGGACCT ctacaagaaaactcaggaaaCTCTCTCGCAGGCAGGACAGAAGACTTCTGCTGCTCTGTCCACGGTGGGCTCTGCCATCAGCAGGAAGCTCGGAGACATGAG GGCCCACCCATTCGCACACTCCTTTAG CAGCTACTCCATCCGCCACTCGATAAGCATGCCGGCCATGAG gaaCTCTGCAACCTTCAAGTCGTTTGAAGACCGAGTTGAGACCATAAAG TCCAAGGTTGTGGGTAGCAGAGAGAATGGCAGTGACAGCCTCTCTTCCCCAGCGGGGAGTGGTGACCAGACCCTGCCGGATCACACACCTTTCTAA
- the TPD52L2 gene encoding tumor protein D54 isoform X9 yields the protein MDPAGQDINLNSPNKGLLSDFLTDVPVDTGVTARPPAVEGLTEAEEEELRAELAKVEEEIVTLRQVLAAKERHCGELKRRLGLSTLGELKQNLSRSWHDVQVSNAYVRTSEKLGEWNEKVTQSDLYKKTQETLSQAGQKTSAALSTVGSAISRKLGDMSVSTGFTDTCLFLGLAPPCLPWVKHVPSPGLGGPKELCNLQVV from the exons ATGGACCCCGCAGGCCAAG ATATCAACCTGAATTCTCCTAACAAAGGTCTGCTGTCTGACTTCTTGACTGATGTCCCTGTGGACACAGGTGTGACTGCCCGGCCTCCTGCTGTCGAGGGCCTGACggaggctgaggaggaggagCTCAGGGCCGAGCTCGCCAAG GTGGAAGAGGAAATTGTCACTCTGCGCCAGGTCCTGGCAGCCAAGGAGAGGCACTGTGGAGAGCTGAAGAGGAGGCTGGGCCTCTCCACCTTGGGGGAGCTGAAGCAGAACCTGTCCAGGAGCTGGCATGATGTGCAGGTCTCTAACGC CTATGTGAGAACTTCTGAGAAACTTGGAGAGTGGAATGAGAAGGTGACGCAGTCGGACCT ctacaagaaaactcaggaaaCTCTCTCGCAGGCAGGACAGAAGACTTCTGCTGCTCTGTCCACGGTGGGCTCTGCCATCAGCAGGAAGCTCGGAGACATGAG TGTCTCCACAGGATTCACAGACACGTGTCTCTTCCTTGGGCTGGCACCTCCCTGTCTGCCTTGGGTTAAGCATGTCCCATCCCCTGGCCTTGGGGGACCGAAG gaaCTCTGCAACCTTCAAGTCGTTTGA
- the TPD52L2 gene encoding tumor protein D54 isoform X10: MDPAGQDINLNSPNKGLLSDFLTDVPVDTGVTARPPAVEGLTEAEEEELRAELAKVEEEIVTLRQVLAAKERHCGELKRRLGLSTLGELKQNLSRSWHDVQVSNAYVRTSEKLGEWNEKVTQSDLYKKTQETLSQAGQKTSAALSTVGSAISRKLGDMSVSTGFTDTCLFLGLAPPCLPWVKHVPSPGLGGPKGPPIRTLL; the protein is encoded by the exons ATGGACCCCGCAGGCCAAG ATATCAACCTGAATTCTCCTAACAAAGGTCTGCTGTCTGACTTCTTGACTGATGTCCCTGTGGACACAGGTGTGACTGCCCGGCCTCCTGCTGTCGAGGGCCTGACggaggctgaggaggaggagCTCAGGGCCGAGCTCGCCAAG GTGGAAGAGGAAATTGTCACTCTGCGCCAGGTCCTGGCAGCCAAGGAGAGGCACTGTGGAGAGCTGAAGAGGAGGCTGGGCCTCTCCACCTTGGGGGAGCTGAAGCAGAACCTGTCCAGGAGCTGGCATGATGTGCAGGTCTCTAACGC CTATGTGAGAACTTCTGAGAAACTTGGAGAGTGGAATGAGAAGGTGACGCAGTCGGACCT ctacaagaaaactcaggaaaCTCTCTCGCAGGCAGGACAGAAGACTTCTGCTGCTCTGTCCACGGTGGGCTCTGCCATCAGCAGGAAGCTCGGAGACATGAG TGTCTCCACAGGATTCACAGACACGTGTCTCTTCCTTGGGCTGGCACCTCCCTGTCTGCCTTGGGTTAAGCATGTCCCATCCCCTGGCCTTGGGGGACCGAAG GGCCCACCCATTCGCACACTCCTTTAG
- the TPD52L2 gene encoding tumor protein D54 isoform X4: protein MDPAGQDINLNSPNKGLLSDFLTDVPVDTGVTARPPAVEGLTEAEEEELRAELAKVEEEIVTLRQVLAAKERHCGELKRRLGLSTLGELKQNLSRSWHDVQVSNAYVRTSEKLGEWNEKVTQSDLYKKTQETLSQAGQKTSAALSTVGSAISRKLGDMSVSTGFTDTCLFLGLAPPCLPWVKHVPSPGLGGPKQLLHPPLDKHAGHEELCNLQVV, encoded by the exons ATGGACCCCGCAGGCCAAG ATATCAACCTGAATTCTCCTAACAAAGGTCTGCTGTCTGACTTCTTGACTGATGTCCCTGTGGACACAGGTGTGACTGCCCGGCCTCCTGCTGTCGAGGGCCTGACggaggctgaggaggaggagCTCAGGGCCGAGCTCGCCAAG GTGGAAGAGGAAATTGTCACTCTGCGCCAGGTCCTGGCAGCCAAGGAGAGGCACTGTGGAGAGCTGAAGAGGAGGCTGGGCCTCTCCACCTTGGGGGAGCTGAAGCAGAACCTGTCCAGGAGCTGGCATGATGTGCAGGTCTCTAACGC CTATGTGAGAACTTCTGAGAAACTTGGAGAGTGGAATGAGAAGGTGACGCAGTCGGACCT ctacaagaaaactcaggaaaCTCTCTCGCAGGCAGGACAGAAGACTTCTGCTGCTCTGTCCACGGTGGGCTCTGCCATCAGCAGGAAGCTCGGAGACATGAG TGTCTCCACAGGATTCACAGACACGTGTCTCTTCCTTGGGCTGGCACCTCCCTGTCTGCCTTGGGTTAAGCATGTCCCATCCCCTGGCCTTGGGGGACCGAAG CAGCTACTCCATCCGCCACTCGATAAGCATGCCGGCCATGAG gaaCTCTGCAACCTTCAAGTCGTTTGA
- the TPD52L2 gene encoding tumor protein D54 isoform X5 translates to MDPAGQDINLNSPNKGLLSDFLTDVPVDTGVTARPPAVEGLTEAEEEELRAELAKVEEEIVTLRQVLAAKERHCGELKRRLGLSTLGELKQNLSRSWHDVQVSNAYVRTSEKLGEWNEKVTQSDLYKKTQETLSQAGQKTSAALSTVGSAISRKLGDMRAHPFAHSFRNSATFKSFEDRVETIKSKVVGSRENGSDSLSSPAGSGDQTLPDHTPF, encoded by the exons ATGGACCCCGCAGGCCAAG ATATCAACCTGAATTCTCCTAACAAAGGTCTGCTGTCTGACTTCTTGACTGATGTCCCTGTGGACACAGGTGTGACTGCCCGGCCTCCTGCTGTCGAGGGCCTGACggaggctgaggaggaggagCTCAGGGCCGAGCTCGCCAAG GTGGAAGAGGAAATTGTCACTCTGCGCCAGGTCCTGGCAGCCAAGGAGAGGCACTGTGGAGAGCTGAAGAGGAGGCTGGGCCTCTCCACCTTGGGGGAGCTGAAGCAGAACCTGTCCAGGAGCTGGCATGATGTGCAGGTCTCTAACGC CTATGTGAGAACTTCTGAGAAACTTGGAGAGTGGAATGAGAAGGTGACGCAGTCGGACCT ctacaagaaaactcaggaaaCTCTCTCGCAGGCAGGACAGAAGACTTCTGCTGCTCTGTCCACGGTGGGCTCTGCCATCAGCAGGAAGCTCGGAGACATGAG GGCCCACCCATTCGCACACTCCTTTAG gaaCTCTGCAACCTTCAAGTCGTTTGAAGACCGAGTTGAGACCATAAAG TCCAAGGTTGTGGGTAGCAGAGAGAATGGCAGTGACAGCCTCTCTTCCCCAGCGGGGAGTGGTGACCAGACCCTGCCGGATCACACACCTTTCTAA
- the TPD52L2 gene encoding tumor protein D54 isoform X3, with amino-acid sequence MDPAGQDINLNSPNKGLLSDFLTDVPVDTGVTARPPAVEGLTEAEEEELRAELAKVEEEIVTLRQVLAAKERHCGELKRRLGLSTLGELKQNLSRSWHDVQVSNAYVRTSEKLGEWNEKVTQSDLYKKTQETLSQAGQKTSAALSTVGSAISRKLGDMSSYSIRHSISMPAMRNSATFKSFEDRVETIKSKVVGSRENGSDSLSSPAGSGDQTLPDHTPF; translated from the exons ATGGACCCCGCAGGCCAAG ATATCAACCTGAATTCTCCTAACAAAGGTCTGCTGTCTGACTTCTTGACTGATGTCCCTGTGGACACAGGTGTGACTGCCCGGCCTCCTGCTGTCGAGGGCCTGACggaggctgaggaggaggagCTCAGGGCCGAGCTCGCCAAG GTGGAAGAGGAAATTGTCACTCTGCGCCAGGTCCTGGCAGCCAAGGAGAGGCACTGTGGAGAGCTGAAGAGGAGGCTGGGCCTCTCCACCTTGGGGGAGCTGAAGCAGAACCTGTCCAGGAGCTGGCATGATGTGCAGGTCTCTAACGC CTATGTGAGAACTTCTGAGAAACTTGGAGAGTGGAATGAGAAGGTGACGCAGTCGGACCT ctacaagaaaactcaggaaaCTCTCTCGCAGGCAGGACAGAAGACTTCTGCTGCTCTGTCCACGGTGGGCTCTGCCATCAGCAGGAAGCTCGGAGACATGAG CAGCTACTCCATCCGCCACTCGATAAGCATGCCGGCCATGAG gaaCTCTGCAACCTTCAAGTCGTTTGAAGACCGAGTTGAGACCATAAAG TCCAAGGTTGTGGGTAGCAGAGAGAATGGCAGTGACAGCCTCTCTTCCCCAGCGGGGAGTGGTGACCAGACCCTGCCGGATCACACACCTTTCTAA
- the TPD52L2 gene encoding tumor protein D54 isoform X8, whose protein sequence is MDPAGQDINLNSPNKGLLSDFLTDVPVDTGVTARPPAVEGLTEAEEEELRAELAKVEEEIVTLRQVLAAKERHCGELKRRLGLSTLGELKQNLSRSWHDVQVSNAYVRTSEKLGEWNEKVTQSDLYKKTQETLSQAGQKTSAALSTVGSAISRKLGDMRNSATFKSFEDRVETIKSKVVGSRENGSDSLSSPAGSGDQTLPDHTPF, encoded by the exons ATGGACCCCGCAGGCCAAG ATATCAACCTGAATTCTCCTAACAAAGGTCTGCTGTCTGACTTCTTGACTGATGTCCCTGTGGACACAGGTGTGACTGCCCGGCCTCCTGCTGTCGAGGGCCTGACggaggctgaggaggaggagCTCAGGGCCGAGCTCGCCAAG GTGGAAGAGGAAATTGTCACTCTGCGCCAGGTCCTGGCAGCCAAGGAGAGGCACTGTGGAGAGCTGAAGAGGAGGCTGGGCCTCTCCACCTTGGGGGAGCTGAAGCAGAACCTGTCCAGGAGCTGGCATGATGTGCAGGTCTCTAACGC CTATGTGAGAACTTCTGAGAAACTTGGAGAGTGGAATGAGAAGGTGACGCAGTCGGACCT ctacaagaaaactcaggaaaCTCTCTCGCAGGCAGGACAGAAGACTTCTGCTGCTCTGTCCACGGTGGGCTCTGCCATCAGCAGGAAGCTCGGAGACATGAG gaaCTCTGCAACCTTCAAGTCGTTTGAAGACCGAGTTGAGACCATAAAG TCCAAGGTTGTGGGTAGCAGAGAGAATGGCAGTGACAGCCTCTCTTCCCCAGCGGGGAGTGGTGACCAGACCCTGCCGGATCACACACCTTTCTAA
- the TPD52L2 gene encoding tumor protein D54 isoform X6, producing MDPAGQDINLNSPNKGLLSDFLTDVPVDTGVTARPPAVEGLTEAEEEELRAELAKVEEEIVTLRQVLAAKERHCGELKRRLGLSTLGELKQNLSRSWHDVQVSNAYKKTQETLSQAGQKTSAALSTVGSAISRKLGDMRAHPFAHSFSSSYSIRHSISMPAMRNSATFKSFEDRVETIKSKVVGSRENGSDSLSSPAGSGDQTLPDHTPF from the exons ATGGACCCCGCAGGCCAAG ATATCAACCTGAATTCTCCTAACAAAGGTCTGCTGTCTGACTTCTTGACTGATGTCCCTGTGGACACAGGTGTGACTGCCCGGCCTCCTGCTGTCGAGGGCCTGACggaggctgaggaggaggagCTCAGGGCCGAGCTCGCCAAG GTGGAAGAGGAAATTGTCACTCTGCGCCAGGTCCTGGCAGCCAAGGAGAGGCACTGTGGAGAGCTGAAGAGGAGGCTGGGCCTCTCCACCTTGGGGGAGCTGAAGCAGAACCTGTCCAGGAGCTGGCATGATGTGCAGGTCTCTAACGC ctacaagaaaactcaggaaaCTCTCTCGCAGGCAGGACAGAAGACTTCTGCTGCTCTGTCCACGGTGGGCTCTGCCATCAGCAGGAAGCTCGGAGACATGAG GGCCCACCCATTCGCACACTCCTTTAG CAGCAGCTACTCCATCCGCCACTCGATAAGCATGCCGGCCATGAG gaaCTCTGCAACCTTCAAGTCGTTTGAAGACCGAGTTGAGACCATAAAG TCCAAGGTTGTGGGTAGCAGAGAGAATGGCAGTGACAGCCTCTCTTCCCCAGCGGGGAGTGGTGACCAGACCCTGCCGGATCACACACCTTTCTAA
- the TPD52L2 gene encoding tumor protein D54 isoform X14 — MDPAGQDINLNSPNKGLLSDFLTDVPVDTGVTARPPAVEGLTEAEEEELRAELAKVEEEIVTLRQVLAAKERHCGELKRRLGLSTLGELKQNLSRSWHDVQVSNAYKKTQETLSQAGQKTSAALSTVGSAISRKLGDMRNSATFKSFEDRVETIKSKVVGSRENGSDSLSSPAGSGDQTLPDHTPF, encoded by the exons ATGGACCCCGCAGGCCAAG ATATCAACCTGAATTCTCCTAACAAAGGTCTGCTGTCTGACTTCTTGACTGATGTCCCTGTGGACACAGGTGTGACTGCCCGGCCTCCTGCTGTCGAGGGCCTGACggaggctgaggaggaggagCTCAGGGCCGAGCTCGCCAAG GTGGAAGAGGAAATTGTCACTCTGCGCCAGGTCCTGGCAGCCAAGGAGAGGCACTGTGGAGAGCTGAAGAGGAGGCTGGGCCTCTCCACCTTGGGGGAGCTGAAGCAGAACCTGTCCAGGAGCTGGCATGATGTGCAGGTCTCTAACGC ctacaagaaaactcaggaaaCTCTCTCGCAGGCAGGACAGAAGACTTCTGCTGCTCTGTCCACGGTGGGCTCTGCCATCAGCAGGAAGCTCGGAGACATGAG gaaCTCTGCAACCTTCAAGTCGTTTGAAGACCGAGTTGAGACCATAAAG TCCAAGGTTGTGGGTAGCAGAGAGAATGGCAGTGACAGCCTCTCTTCCCCAGCGGGGAGTGGTGACCAGACCCTGCCGGATCACACACCTTTCTAA
- the TPD52L2 gene encoding tumor protein D54 isoform X7, producing the protein MDPAGQDINLNSPNKGLLSDFLTDVPVDTGVTARPPAVEGLTEAEEEELRAELAKVEEEIVTLRQVLAAKERHCGELKRRLGLSTLGELKQNLSRSWHDVQVSNAYKKTQETLSQAGQKTSAALSTVGSAISRKLGDMRAHPFAHSFSSYSIRHSISMPAMRNSATFKSFEDRVETIKSKVVGSRENGSDSLSSPAGSGDQTLPDHTPF; encoded by the exons ATGGACCCCGCAGGCCAAG ATATCAACCTGAATTCTCCTAACAAAGGTCTGCTGTCTGACTTCTTGACTGATGTCCCTGTGGACACAGGTGTGACTGCCCGGCCTCCTGCTGTCGAGGGCCTGACggaggctgaggaggaggagCTCAGGGCCGAGCTCGCCAAG GTGGAAGAGGAAATTGTCACTCTGCGCCAGGTCCTGGCAGCCAAGGAGAGGCACTGTGGAGAGCTGAAGAGGAGGCTGGGCCTCTCCACCTTGGGGGAGCTGAAGCAGAACCTGTCCAGGAGCTGGCATGATGTGCAGGTCTCTAACGC ctacaagaaaactcaggaaaCTCTCTCGCAGGCAGGACAGAAGACTTCTGCTGCTCTGTCCACGGTGGGCTCTGCCATCAGCAGGAAGCTCGGAGACATGAG GGCCCACCCATTCGCACACTCCTTTAG CAGCTACTCCATCCGCCACTCGATAAGCATGCCGGCCATGAG gaaCTCTGCAACCTTCAAGTCGTTTGAAGACCGAGTTGAGACCATAAAG TCCAAGGTTGTGGGTAGCAGAGAGAATGGCAGTGACAGCCTCTCTTCCCCAGCGGGGAGTGGTGACCAGACCCTGCCGGATCACACACCTTTCTAA
- the TPD52L2 gene encoding tumor protein D54 isoform X11, with product MDPAGQDINLNSPNKGLLSDFLTDVPVDTGVTARPPAVEGLTEAEEEELRAELAKVEEEIVTLRQVLAAKERHCGELKRRLGLSTLGELKQNLSRSWHDVQVSNAYKKTQETLSQAGQKTSAALSTVGSAISRKLGDMSSYSIRHSISMPAMRNSATFKSFEDRVETIKSKVVGSRENGSDSLSSPAGSGDQTLPDHTPF from the exons ATGGACCCCGCAGGCCAAG ATATCAACCTGAATTCTCCTAACAAAGGTCTGCTGTCTGACTTCTTGACTGATGTCCCTGTGGACACAGGTGTGACTGCCCGGCCTCCTGCTGTCGAGGGCCTGACggaggctgaggaggaggagCTCAGGGCCGAGCTCGCCAAG GTGGAAGAGGAAATTGTCACTCTGCGCCAGGTCCTGGCAGCCAAGGAGAGGCACTGTGGAGAGCTGAAGAGGAGGCTGGGCCTCTCCACCTTGGGGGAGCTGAAGCAGAACCTGTCCAGGAGCTGGCATGATGTGCAGGTCTCTAACGC ctacaagaaaactcaggaaaCTCTCTCGCAGGCAGGACAGAAGACTTCTGCTGCTCTGTCCACGGTGGGCTCTGCCATCAGCAGGAAGCTCGGAGACATGAG CAGCTACTCCATCCGCCACTCGATAAGCATGCCGGCCATGAG gaaCTCTGCAACCTTCAAGTCGTTTGAAGACCGAGTTGAGACCATAAAG TCCAAGGTTGTGGGTAGCAGAGAGAATGGCAGTGACAGCCTCTCTTCCCCAGCGGGGAGTGGTGACCAGACCCTGCCGGATCACACACCTTTCTAA
- the TPD52L2 gene encoding tumor protein D54 isoform X12, with translation MDPAGQDINLNSPNKGLLSDFLTDVPVDTGVTARPPAVEGLTEAEEEELRAELAKVEEEIVTLRQVLAAKERHCGELKRRLGLSTLGELKQNLSRSWHDVQVSNAYVRTSEKLGEWNEKVTQSDLYKKTQETLSQAGQKTSAALSTVGSAISRKLGDMSVSTGFTDTCLFLGLAPPCLPWVKHVPSPGLGGPKGHPTRRL, from the exons ATGGACCCCGCAGGCCAAG ATATCAACCTGAATTCTCCTAACAAAGGTCTGCTGTCTGACTTCTTGACTGATGTCCCTGTGGACACAGGTGTGACTGCCCGGCCTCCTGCTGTCGAGGGCCTGACggaggctgaggaggaggagCTCAGGGCCGAGCTCGCCAAG GTGGAAGAGGAAATTGTCACTCTGCGCCAGGTCCTGGCAGCCAAGGAGAGGCACTGTGGAGAGCTGAAGAGGAGGCTGGGCCTCTCCACCTTGGGGGAGCTGAAGCAGAACCTGTCCAGGAGCTGGCATGATGTGCAGGTCTCTAACGC CTATGTGAGAACTTCTGAGAAACTTGGAGAGTGGAATGAGAAGGTGACGCAGTCGGACCT ctacaagaaaactcaggaaaCTCTCTCGCAGGCAGGACAGAAGACTTCTGCTGCTCTGTCCACGGTGGGCTCTGCCATCAGCAGGAAGCTCGGAGACATGAG TGTCTCCACAGGATTCACAGACACGTGTCTCTTCCTTGGGCTGGCACCTCCCTGTCTGCCTTGGGTTAAGCATGTCCCATCCCCTGGCCTTGGGGGACCGAAG GGCCACCCCACCAGGCGACTTTGA